A section of the Osmia lignaria lignaria isolate PbOS001 chromosome 16, iyOsmLign1, whole genome shotgun sequence genome encodes:
- the bdg gene encoding sodium-dependent transporter bedraggled isoform X1, with translation MTSTEDGDLIDLGNDICVPRVSIEDCSSDEQEHLLDVCPPKLEETLSLTRKQEQVQSISDNGYVLVTLGHDQVVPIRKRIDVVSSDTIKRVRDITRNLEPVIRKTCSDINEEHQDTVDHGSASTREDGHCSTEKQEDETFEAQEINNAFNFLTEHDDTEEQTELNGNGLTTEDEDLLKCRRASSWKNVDSNNPAFELPTSLNIPCENVSRKIKSISVDRELEAGSKAAVKKRCEEQTSKKGGIFQHMHRKSWTEGSTFDSLPQDTFSRFHRSPSLREYNCGPSTSTNGIHRQTSFTLSCSTGDEVDTNPEDGCSECSEVDWSWLEEVECPRATESLAPVAVDAVQENPERGGSASPTSENARRRRGCEHRATDAGCSGAMSVSGTVKSLLVVGGSRWSASDPLPVPNDTEQDETTGCNASNETIDRETRDTGGTLVNSWVRASMRRLRHLRLPEGTDRQRSTDSTNHRAGTIVSAPNSLPDIALIAPEILAAQTNGTSGTLLRPSSAPVRNVHGSSLVSPRRGGRQFRGSRSQANRSREVSSRQSSVLSTTTGSDTITSGTTTCSSSFGGASTSPPSSTATSPQRIASRRICERQRDVDRDEDRGEDEDEDANPLGKWPHALSPALACLSCTLGLFNISRFSILSIQFGANFIVQFLILSLVLGIPLLTLHVCLGQRLAAGSVDMWRISPLFQGVGIALLIAQAFIGIYSIIGVSWMFVYFRDSFITKQDKYRWAEPFSFYREDKPAQNNSNLHKLYETVPDYFSGVVLQRHQLNESDTGVVTLKFQVAFNLAVVWMIVFVSLSKGLRSYGKVVYVFTLVPVFGTLVLCTKLLGLTPPGSIHQLFPATVWAEFFINGKSWVAASIEVFLTWGLLGAAAMQIAAHNKHKHLLQRDTSLVIVLTIVVLLLAAFLANTCVQILKHYGYIYIPSSFERISSYVFMRPVNQPAPPGYSSTPERFMTHASFIVGERVTRPGADFTTESGYQALRLSTELFPATLALLGTEQVSPFWAVLFYFILILFGIAQQLAIWHCVITGIMAINAKMMKLWETTITFFSCACAYILGLPMATELGIHVVYYLDYTIGGTWWIMILYLVQVGAVFAVRGRPHSGEAVVAELFPPTGRCLRHWAGPLLSFTWNVVLPVILMVLSITVFKNAGFRELYSYRRSAREYWAIWTRQLGAAIQLIPILTIPVVAIIQTCRYLNNGPPDIFDVRVRNNQTEVNVNHCEQCNGRIQLLYRPSLEPDDPRDTQTHIGNDTGTSIHGNGIVPTSTEVPFEDPPPKYTPPPSYTTATGARIAKMLRQSFRRSVRRIANVLGESSAPRQRPALQPPPPDYATVLVEMNQGRQTQDVTIHVSESRTENNGNVRNNATERHRPNTIDRTTRINMVGCSLERAHSTLERVRRPCTTSSSSSNLTAVDVANLLRSSIRRGTTRTQQSLRRSFCHDEPTAAASVENLVEAAAPIGEESLVLPKDVSLVSNEQANDNSDDKKTARETDDSVSVI, from the exons ATGACTTCCACCGAGGACGGTGATCTGATCGATCTCGGGAACGATATCTGCGTGCCAAGGGTGTCGATCGAAGATTGCTCGTCCGACGAGCAGGAACATCTTCTGGACGTGTGTCCACCGAAACTAGAGGAAACGCTGTCGTTGACCAGAAAGCAGGAACAAGTGCAGAGCATCAGCGACAATGGTTACGTATTGGTCACCCTGGGTCACGATCAAGTGGTACCGATTCGTAAGAGGATCGACGTGGTCTCGTCGGACACGATAAAAAGGGTTCGCGACATTACCAGGAACTTAGAACCAGTTATAAGGAAGACCTGTTCCGATATTAATGAGGAGCATCAGGACACGGTCGATCATGGGAGCGCGTCGACTCGCGAAGACGGTCATTGTTCTACCGAAAAGCAGGAGGACGAAACGTTCGAGGCGCAGGAGATCAACAATGCCTTCAACTTTCTCACAGAACACGACGATACCGAGGAGCAGACCGAATTAAATGGTAACGGATTAACGACAGAGGACGAAGATCTGTTAAAATGTCGTCGAGCATCGAGTTGGAAAAACGTGGACTCGAATAATCCAGCCTTCGAATTGCCCACGAGTTTGAACATACCTTGCGAGAACGTATCGAGAAAGATTAAATCGATCTCCGTCGATCGTGAACTGGAAGCAGGTAGCAAGGCTGCTGTTAAGAAACGTTGCGAAGAGCAAACGAGCAAGAAAGGAGGAATTTTTCAGCACATGCATCGTAAATCGTGGACGGAGGGGAGTACGTTCGATAGTTTGCCACAGGACACGTTTTCTCGATTTCATAGATCGCCCAGTTTGAGGGAGTACAATTGTGGACCATCGACCTCCACCAATGGAATTCATAGACAGACTAGTTTTACATTGAG CTGTTCAACGGGGGATGAGGTAGACACGAATCCAGAGGACGGATGTTCCGAGTGTTCGGAAGTAGACTGGTCGTGGCTGGAGGAAGTGGAGTGTCCACGGGCTACGGAGTCGTTAGCACCGGTTGCGGTTGACGCGGTACAAGAGAATCCTGAACGAGGAGGGAGCGCATCCCCCACCAGTGAAAATGCGAGGCGCAGGCGCGGTTGCGAGCACCGTGCTACCGATGCGGGTTGCAGTGGCGCGATGTCCGTCTCTGGGACGGTGAAGTCCCTCCTGGTGGTCGGTGGTTCTCGATGGTCGGCCTCCGATCCTCTGCCCGTACCGAACGACACCGAACAAGATGAAACGACGGGTTGCAACGCGAGCAACGAAACGATCGATCGTGAAACACGCGACACCGGTGGTACCCTGGTTAATTCTTGGGTACGAGCCTCGATGAGACGTCTCCGCCACCTGAGACTACCGGAAGGAACGGACCGGCAACGGAGCACCGATTCGACGAACCATCGCGCCGGTACGATCGTGTCTGCGCCGAACTCTTTACCGGACATCGCTCTGATCGCTCCAGAGATTCTTGCCGCCCAGACGAACGGTACATCCGGCACCCTGCTCAGGCCGTCTAGCGCACCCGTTCGAAACGTCCACGGTTCGAGCCTGGTGTCCCCGCGAAGGGGTGGTCGACAATTTCGAGGAAGTCGATCGCAAGCGAACAGAAGCCGGGAAGTTTCGTCGAGGCAGAGCAGTGTCCTCTCGACGACTACCGGCAGCGACACGATCACCTCAGGAACCACGACGTGTTCCAGCTCTTTCGGCGGCGCTTCCACCAGTCCACCTTCCAGCACGGCAACCAGTCCGCAACGTATCGCTTCTAGACG GATATGCGAAAGGCAAAGAGACGTCGACAGAGACGAGGACCGAGGAGAGGACGAGGATGAGGATGCAAATCCATTGGGGAAGTGGCCGCATGCTCTTAGTCCAGCCTTGGCGTGTCTCAGTTGCACCCTTGGTCTTTTTAATATAAGTAGATTCTCTATACTTAGCATACAATTCGGAG CAAACTTCATTGTACAATTTTTGATTTTGTCCTTGGTATTGGGCATTCCGCTTCTTACATTACACGTTTGTCTCGGGCAAAGATTAGCGGCTGGATCCGTGGATATGTGGAGAATTTCGCCCTTGTTTCAGGGTGTTGGTATAGCTCTCTTAATTGCACAAGCCTTTATTGGTATTTATAGTATCATTGGTGTGTCCTGGATGTTCGTGTACTTTAG GGATTCGTTTATAACGAAACAGGACAAGTACCGATGGGCAGAACCGTTTTCTTTCTACAGAGAAGACAAACCTGCACAGAATAACAGCAACTTGCACAAACTTTATGAAACAGTACCGGATTACTTCAGCGGAGTTGTTTTACAAAGGCATCAATTAAACGAATCGGACACCGGTGTCGTAACGTTAAAATTTCAGGTCGCTTTTAATTTAGCCGTTGTATGGATGATCGTGTTTGTATCGTTAAGTAAAG GTTTAAGATCGTATGGTAAAGTAGTATACGTTTTTACACTGGTACCTGTGTTTGGTACTTTGGTTCTTTGTACAAAACTACTTGGTCTCACACCTCCGGGTTCTATACATCAACTCTTTCCCGCCACCGTCTGGGCTGAGTTTTTCATTAATGGAAAATCATGGGTAGCAGCATCCATCGAGGTTTTTCTCACCTGGGGATTGCTCGGTGCAGCTGCCATGCAG ATAGCTGCTCATAATAAGCACAAACATTTACTACAACGGGACACGAGCCTCGTGATAGTACTAACCATCGTGGTTCTACTTCTCGCGGCTTTCCTAGCTAATACTTGTGTACAAATTCTCAAGCATTACGGTTACATTTACATACCAAGTTCGTTCG AAAGAATATCGTCGTACGTGTTTATGAGACCAGTGAACCAACCAGCACCGCCAGGGTACAGTAGTACACCGGAGAGATTTATGACCCACGCCTCGTTCATCGTTGGGGAACGCGTAACTCGTCCTGGCGCGGATTTTACAACGGAATCTGGTTACCAAGCGTTAAGACTTTCCACCGAATTATTTCCAGCGACACTAGCGTTACTTGGCACGGAGCAGGTGTCGCCTTTTTGGGCAGTCCTTTTCTATTTTATCCTTATTCTCTTTGGAATAGCTCAACAG CTAGCGATATGGCATTGCGTGATAACTGGTATCATGGCTATCAACGCAAAAATGATGAAGCTATGGGAAACTACCATCACGTTTTTCAGCTGTGCTTGCGCTTACATCTTGGGTTTGCCGATGGCCACAGag TTGGGGATACACGTCGTTTATTATCTTGATTATACAATTGGTGGAACTTGGTGGATCATGATTTTGTACTTGGTGCAAGTCGGTGCTGTATTTGCGGTTCGTGGTCGTCCACATAGCGGTGAAGCTGTAGTTGCTGAATTATTTCCACCAACTGGTCGATGTCTCAGACACTGGGCTGGTCCTCTCTTATCGTTCACGTGGAACGTTGTGCTGCCTGTTATTCTTATG GTACTTAGCATTACGGTATTCAAGAATGCTGGATTCCGAGAACTTTATTCTTATCGTCGTTCAGCCAGAGAATATTGGGCGATATGGACGAGACAACTTGGGGCTGCTATTCAACTAATACCAATTCTAACGATACCAGTGGTGGCTATAATCCAAACCTGTCGATACCTGAACAACGGTCCACCCGATATATTTGATGTAAGGGTCCGA AACAATCAAACGGAAGTTAATGTAAATCACTGCGAGCAGTGTAACGGC AGAATTCAGTTGCTGTATCGACCGTCCTTGGAACCGGATGACCCAAGGGATACGCAAACGCATATTGGAAACGATACGGGTACCAGCATCCACGGTAATGGGATCGTGCCAACCAGCACGGAAGTACCGTTCGAGGATCCACCGCCTAAATATACGCCTCCTCCGAGTTATACAACGGCAACGGGCGCGAGGATAGCGAAGATGTTGCGTCAAAGTTTTCGAAGAAGCGTGAGACGAATAGCGAACGTACTCGGCGAGAGTAGCGCTCCGAGACAAAGACCGGCCTTACAACCTCCGCCACCCGATTACGCGACCGTCCTGGTGGAAATGAATCAAGGCAGACAAACTCAGGACGTGACGATTCACGTGTCCGAGTCGAGAACCGAGAACAACGGAAACGTTCGAAACAATGCTACCGAGAGACATCGACCTAACACGATCGACAGAACAACCAGAATCAATATGGTTGGCTGTTCGTTAGAGAGAGCTCATTCGACCTTGGAAAGAGTTCGACGACCGTGTACCACTTCGTCGAGCAGTTCGAACCTAACCGCAGTGGATGTTGCGAATTTACTTCGAAGTAGCAttagaagaggaacaacgaggACTCAACAGTCCCTACGTAGAAGTTTCTGCCACGACGAACCGACGGCGGCAGCGTCTGTTGAGAATCTAGTCGAGGCTGCAGCGCCGATCGGCGAAGAATCCTTGGTCCTTCCGAAGGACGTATCTCTAGTCTCCAATGAACAGGCTAACGATAATAGCGACGATAAAAAGACTGCCCGCGAAACGGATGATTCCGTTTCTGTGATATAG